One genomic segment of Hydrocarboniclastica marina includes these proteins:
- a CDS encoding GNAT family N-acetyltransferase/peptidase C39 family protein gives MIEDPAFRLAQPGDLDALVALEKTCFEDDRISRRSFRRFLEAPGDRLVIAEADGILHGYALVLMHKATRLARIYSIAVAPAARGKGLGEKLIRQAEALAAEAGRIVMRLEVRTDNPAAIALYRRLGYRQFGTLKDYYADHGDALRFERRILFSRPGERFRNIPYYAQTTDFSCGPAALMMALATLQDDVPMSTHQELRIWREATTIYMLSGHGGCGPHGLALAAWSRGFHAEIQVSRAGPLFLDTVRNERKKDLLRLVHEDFLLQLADTAIPIRHEPLYLAEMEAALEQGRIPIMLISTWQLNRSRVPHWVTLCAIDDQFVYIHDPDVDMDVGETVAEKQYLPIDRKVFESMARYGSQVPLQAAVIIGPARAAATPDRVSV, from the coding sequence GTGATTGAAGACCCGGCTTTCCGACTCGCCCAGCCTGGCGATCTTGATGCTCTGGTGGCCCTTGAGAAGACCTGTTTCGAGGACGACCGGATCTCACGGCGGAGTTTTCGACGGTTCCTGGAAGCACCAGGTGATCGCCTGGTTATAGCCGAAGCCGATGGGATCCTCCATGGCTACGCTCTCGTTCTGATGCACAAGGCGACCCGCCTTGCCCGTATCTACTCGATCGCAGTGGCGCCTGCCGCGAGGGGCAAAGGGCTGGGAGAGAAGCTGATCCGCCAGGCTGAAGCACTTGCCGCTGAGGCGGGACGTATCGTCATGCGCCTTGAGGTTCGCACCGATAATCCCGCCGCTATCGCACTGTACCGTCGTCTGGGCTATCGCCAGTTCGGAACCCTCAAGGACTATTATGCTGACCATGGTGATGCGCTGAGGTTCGAACGACGTATCCTTTTCTCGCGCCCGGGAGAGCGGTTCCGGAACATTCCCTATTACGCCCAGACTACGGATTTCTCCTGTGGTCCCGCCGCACTGATGATGGCCCTCGCTACGTTGCAGGATGACGTGCCCATGAGCACGCACCAGGAACTTCGTATCTGGCGCGAAGCGACAACCATCTATATGTTGTCTGGCCACGGTGGCTGCGGACCCCACGGCCTGGCTCTGGCAGCGTGGTCGCGCGGATTTCACGCGGAGATTCAGGTAAGCCGCGCCGGGCCCCTTTTTCTGGATACCGTCCGCAATGAACGTAAAAAAGACCTGCTACGTCTGGTTCATGAAGACTTTCTACTACAGCTGGCTGACACTGCCATCCCCATTCGCCATGAACCGCTGTATCTGGCTGAAATGGAGGCAGCGCTCGAGCAGGGGCGTATCCCCATCATGCTGATAAGCACCTGGCAGCTGAACCGCAGCCGAGTACCCCATTGGGTAACGCTCTGCGCGATAGACGACCAGTTCGTGTACATTCACGATCCGGACGTCGACATGGACGTGGGTGAGACCGTTGCTGAAAAACAGTACCTGCCCATTGACCGGAAGGTTTTCGAGAGCATGGCTCGTTATGGCAGCCAGGTGCCGCTGCAAGCTGCCGTTATCATCGGTCCTGCACGTGCCGCAGCGACGCCTGACAGGGTTTCTGTCTAG